The Polaribacter sp. MED152 region TACCCGATGTTTTTGTAGCAATAGATACAACCTCTAGAATGACTAATTTCTACTTTAACACCATCAATAATTTTGCTTTTGATTATGTAGATGAAAATAGAAAAGAATTAAATGAATGGACTATTGATGCTTTTGTGCAAGAATTTGATGCCAATGATGAAGTTTATGAAAGTTATTTATCATCCATAAAAGACAAAGTAACTCCCTCTTTTAGAACAGAACAAACCATAAAACCCTATTTAAAAGCATCTATAGCAAACGTACTTTTTGGCGATGTTGGTTTTTACAGAATTATGCATCAAGATGATAAAATGCTACAAAAAGTCTTGGAGTTGGAAAGTAAAAAGGAATAGCTTTTCTTTGTAAGAATGATTTCTATAACAACATCAAAAAATAAGAAAGTTTACTTTGCTTCAGATCAGCATTTAGGAGCACCAACAACAGCTTTAAGTTTGCCTCGCGAAAAGAAGTTTGTAGCTTGGTTAAATGAAATAAAAGATAGTGCAGAAGCTATTTTTTTGATGGGTGATTTGTTCGATTTTTGGTTCGAATATAAAACAGTAGTACCAAAAGGGTTTGTGCGTGTATTAGGAAAGCTAGCAGAAATTTCAGATGCTGGCACACCCATTTATTTCTTTGTAGGTAATCATGATTTATGGATGAAAGATTACTTTAAAGAAGAATTAAACATTACTGTTTATCATAAGCCACAAGAATTTTTAATCAATAATAAAAAGTTTTATATTGGTCATGGAGATGGTTTAGGACCTGGAGATAAAGGGTATA contains the following coding sequences:
- a CDS encoding UDP-2,3-diacylglucosamine diphosphatase, with product MISITTSKNKKVYFASDQHLGAPTTALSLPREKKFVAWLNEIKDSAEAIFLMGDLFDFWFEYKTVVPKGFVRVLGKLAEISDAGTPIYFFVGNHDLWMKDYFKEELNITVYHKPQEFLINNKKFYIGHGDGLGPGDKGYKRMKKVFTFPLFKWMFQWLHPDLGVKLGQYMSVKNKMISGDEDAKYLGDDNEWLVQYCKRKLTQNHYDYFVFGHRHLPLEIKLQENSKYINLGDWIQYFTFGAFDSATFRLEKFN